A genomic segment from Tachypleus tridentatus isolate NWPU-2018 unplaced genomic scaffold, ASM421037v1 Hic_cluster_2, whole genome shotgun sequence encodes:
- the LOC143243039 gene encoding uncharacterized protein LOC143243039 translates to MFQPRISTVLVDTKEMLTGVIHVLLVTMTMDSKLTACRVQEGLTWHLFAGDACIPCPDDEITDEEGADNKDLCRNRIEVVSKATLHLTSKSTVPRCAWRTALILMCLTALCVLCFFYTWKYKPREERNVLKNRVEHKQLGDEKITTDELDILEAMPLIPECEKKVSEKNVKKTKLIY, encoded by the exons atgttccagccgaGAATCTCAACTGTACTCGTGGATACCAAAGAGATGttaacaggtgtt atccatgtcctcctggtcactatgacaatggattccAAACTCACTGCCTGCCGTGTCCAGGAGGGACTTACATGGCATCTTTTTGCTGGTGACGCCTGTATACCTTGTCCTGATGacgaaattactgatgaagaaggagctgataataaagatctttgtagaa ATCGAATTGAAGTGGTTTCGAAGGCTACGCTTCACTTGACTTCAAAATCTACAGTTCCAAGATGTGCTTGGCGAACAGCACTCATTTTGATGTGTCTTactgctttgtg CGTACTTTGTTTTTTCTACACCTGGAAATATAAACCTCGGGAAGaacggaatgttttgaaaaaccgtgTCGAACACAAACAGCTTGGTGATGAAAAGATAACCACTGATGAATTGGATATTttggaggctatgccactgatccCTGAATGTGAGAAGAAGGTCTCTGAAAAGAATGTTAAGAAGACAAAACTAATATACTAA